In one Planctomycetota bacterium genomic region, the following are encoded:
- the nuoB gene encoding NADH-quinone oxidoreductase subunit NuoB, translating to MGLIENRFEKNFIVTSADYFINWGRRNSLWPVTFGLACCAIEMMATGMSRFDIARFGAEAFRPSPRQADLMIVSGTLTYKMAERLKLVYDQMAEPKYVIAMGTCACSGGPFISKNTYSVVQGVDLIVPVDVYIPGCPPRPDSLLEGLIKLQQVIKRKTIAKARKSLHE from the coding sequence ATGGGGTTAATAGAAAACAGGTTTGAAAAGAATTTTATCGTTACCAGCGCGGATTATTTCATCAACTGGGGCAGGCGTAATTCACTCTGGCCGGTGACATTTGGTCTAGCATGCTGTGCTATAGAAATGATGGCAACCGGGATGAGCCGGTTTGATATCGCCCGTTTCGGGGCTGAGGCTTTCAGGCCGTCTCCGCGCCAAGCGGATTTGATGATAGTTTCAGGGACGCTTACATATAAGATGGCGGAACGGTTAAAACTTGTCTATGACCAGATGGCCGAGCCGAAATATGTGATCGCCATGGGGACCTGTGCTTGTAGCGGTGGACCCTTTATTAGCAAGAATACATATTCAGTGGTGCAAGGAGTGGATTTAATTGTTCCGGTGGATGTGTATATACCGGGTTGCCCTCCCAGGCCGGATAGCCTTTTGGAAGGATTAATAAAATTACAGCAGGTAATCAAGAGGAAAACTATAGCGAAAGCAAGAAAATCGTTACATGAATAA